A window of the Pseudomonas fluorescens genome harbors these coding sequences:
- the efeU gene encoding iron uptake transporter permease EfeU translates to MLVPFLIMLREGIEAALIVGIIASYLQQTGRGQWMPAVWIGVFLAAALALLVGGGLELVSAEFPQKQQELFEGVVGLVAVGILSSMVFWMRKVARSIKHSLQASLDHALTASKHQVIALIAMVFFAVAREGLETVFFLLAVFQQSEGPAAPIGALLGLILAIVVGFLIYSGSMRLNLSAFFRWTGLFILVVAAGILSNSVQALHEAGVWNHLQTVLFDFSATLPMDGPLGSVLAGMFGYQDAPTVSTLGAYLIYLLVALVMFFMPAPKPAAQSSSVSSQ, encoded by the coding sequence ATGCTCGTTCCCTTTTTGATCATGTTGCGCGAAGGCATCGAAGCCGCGCTGATCGTTGGCATCATCGCCAGCTACCTGCAACAGACCGGCCGTGGCCAGTGGATGCCGGCGGTGTGGATCGGGGTGTTTCTCGCCGCCGCGCTGGCGTTGCTGGTCGGCGGTGGCCTGGAACTGGTCAGCGCCGAATTCCCGCAAAAACAGCAGGAACTGTTCGAAGGCGTGGTCGGGCTGGTGGCGGTGGGCATTCTCAGCTCGATGGTGTTCTGGATGCGCAAGGTGGCGCGTTCGATCAAACATTCGCTGCAAGCCTCGCTCGATCATGCGCTGACTGCGTCGAAACATCAGGTCATCGCGCTGATCGCCATGGTGTTCTTCGCCGTGGCTCGGGAAGGACTGGAAACCGTGTTCTTCCTGCTCGCCGTGTTCCAGCAGAGCGAAGGCCCGGCCGCACCGATCGGCGCCCTGCTCGGCCTGATCCTGGCCATCGTCGTCGGCTTCCTGATCTACAGCGGCAGCATGCGCCTGAATCTCTCGGCGTTCTTCCGCTGGACCGGGCTGTTCATCCTCGTGGTCGCCGCCGGGATTCTCTCCAATTCGGTGCAGGCGCTGCATGAAGCCGGCGTCTGGAATCACCTGCAAACCGTGCTTTTCGACTTCAGCGCGACGCTGCCGATGGACGGCCCGCTGGGCTCGGTGCTGGCCGGCATGTTCGGTTATCAGGATGCCCCGACCGTCAGCACCCTCGGCGCGTACCTGATTTATCTGCTGGTGGCGCTGGTGATGTTTTTCATGCCGGCGCCCAAACCTGCTGCCCAATCGTCTTCCGTTTCCAGCCAATAA
- the efeO gene encoding iron uptake system protein EfeO — MSKPDIPQNSPPRALRWAVAGSVVVMIAAGGLFYYASKMAAAKRQHNRDEVVVNIHPHSCEPNALTVPAGRASFRIVNRSDRAVEWEILDGVLVIEERENIAPGLSQVINANLQPGDYAITCGLLSNPRGTLHVTPTAASDAAAKAKPSMVAFVGPLSEFRVYLASQGSALIKAVTALNQAIDSGDLAQAQALYLPARAAYQRLAPAAQRLAEMDNSINARADYFEKREQDPAFVGFHRLEYALFQQRKLDGLAPVAQGLLDNVTTLKQQLLAQSLPPEQLVEIVVRNLNTLADVRAASGEEERYSHSDLNGFAANQETAHKVVELLRPLLSKSAADLLPKIDGALTDFDTTLNSLKVKDGYASYDTVNGEQRKQIADKAKALADALDAIDPALGLSGL, encoded by the coding sequence ATGTCAAAGCCTGATATTCCTCAGAACTCCCCTCCCCGCGCCTTGCGCTGGGCGGTGGCCGGTTCGGTGGTCGTGATGATCGCCGCCGGTGGTCTGTTCTACTACGCCTCGAAAATGGCCGCCGCCAAACGTCAGCACAACCGTGACGAAGTGGTGGTGAACATCCATCCGCACAGTTGCGAACCGAATGCCCTTACCGTTCCGGCCGGCCGCGCCAGTTTCCGCATCGTCAACCGCTCCGACCGGGCGGTGGAATGGGAAATCCTCGATGGCGTGCTGGTGATCGAAGAGCGCGAGAATATCGCGCCGGGCCTGAGCCAGGTGATCAACGCCAACCTGCAACCCGGCGACTACGCCATCACCTGCGGCCTGCTGAGCAACCCGCGCGGCACCCTGCACGTGACACCAACCGCCGCTTCGGATGCTGCCGCCAAGGCCAAGCCGTCGATGGTCGCCTTTGTCGGGCCGCTGTCGGAGTTCCGCGTCTACCTGGCGAGCCAGGGCAGCGCGCTGATCAAAGCCGTGACGGCGCTGAATCAAGCCATCGACAGCGGCGATCTGGCCCAGGCTCAGGCGTTGTATTTGCCGGCCCGCGCCGCGTACCAGCGTCTGGCTCCGGCCGCTCAACGCTTGGCCGAGATGGACAACAGCATCAATGCCCGCGCCGATTACTTCGAGAAACGCGAGCAGGATCCGGCCTTCGTCGGCTTCCACCGCCTCGAATACGCGCTGTTCCAGCAACGCAAACTCGATGGCCTGGCACCCGTCGCCCAAGGCTTGCTCGACAACGTCACCACGTTGAAACAACAGCTGCTGGCCCAGTCGCTGCCGCCGGAGCAACTGGTGGAAATCGTCGTGCGCAACCTCAACACCCTCGCCGACGTGCGCGCCGCCAGCGGCGAAGAGGAACGCTACAGCCACAGCGATCTCAACGGCTTCGCGGCCAATCAGGAAACCGCGCACAAAGTCGTCGAACTGCTGCGCCCGCTGCTGAGCAAATCCGCCGCCGACCTGCTGCCGAAAATCGACGGCGCGTTGACTGATTTCGATACCACGCTGAACAGCCTCAAGGTCAAGGACGGCTACGCCAGCTACGACACCGTCAACGGTGAGCAACGCAAGCAGATCGCCGACAAGGCCAAGGCCCTGGCCGATGCCCTCGACGCCATTGATCCCGCCCTCGGCCTCTCCGGCCTGTAA